Below is a window of Ischnura elegans chromosome 1, ioIscEleg1.1, whole genome shotgun sequence DNA.
tatcgatagtggattccgtcgatagtcgattccaccagtAGTCGATTTCCACAGAAACATATGAAAACATAAATGCGTCCATAACCGCTTTCACAATGAAAGACCCCGCGAATAATGTTACgttcactgtgttgtgttcgtcgtttgcgaaattgatcctgccgaagtttatcagcctcttaagttcttcatttacttgtttcacctgcacctaggcaatcaattaCCGTTATAACTTAACTTGTGTTTGTTGTAGTGTCGTGTTTgctgtttgcgaaacttgtccaatgaaagtttatcaaccgctcaagtgctactttcgcttccttcatcagaatctgggtaagtagaagtgttgccattgccacattttttattttaaatgacgcaaattcttaatattttcaaccttctcacactttctgagactgagggatccatcttctattgattgaaaaactttgcatttgcgtaaactttaatttatttatgtgcttgacgcatttaatcaccgtagtgtgggaggaatgtgaacaaacatttctcgactttactatttattaagtcatttaaagttatttacatttttttaattagctgttgtgccattagtgttgcttcctttaaaatgtaatcatatttgttggagatcagaaggtatttcactctttaggtttagacaaattggttttaaattattaagaattaaattctcaaattaatttagtacttcgattattcaaggtgaataacttatcgttttttacatatagaactgatggggaagtttttcgaaatatcctttgttgaatgttggtatttatatagcttaagggaaaatcccatgaatagagattactttttaacaaagtgacttactttaactagacaaattagatgtatcactaatagattctaataaagtttgtgtgatattatttacaggtgtagtaaggaagaattttccaaattgccaatgatgaagaaatacgaggaaaagtgagcttgttcttcatggattcttgtgaccttaaggaaggataatcaggcaaaaacattgatattgatcctattggtctttattttcgtttacattgaataaaggcatttctaacggtatttgttatttatcaacactcatcaaaatattcagaaaatatttgtcttgttatatttgacatctaaattcttactacttcttaaattgacttttaacttactatgcttagtgaatttactcatacgataagatgttttttttacattggatgaatagactgattaaataatactgtgagaggatccgctaaaacctcttgacgataattaagcacaaaatgtggtttaCCGTCCGGGCTTTGCCCCTTttttgtgtctaatgaattcaatctcttatgtatttctgagattgtgtggtatattagtaaaaatatgtgtaatatttagttaaatataattattttgttttaacagcacacatgtgttttccatttcctctgtagaccctgtaagacctgaatttcacagattttttttctctattcaatttattgtcagcaagaagtctcaaacaaactggtaagtgttcccacagaacaatgcaaaacacactagcatgttacactatgtttatgaacgctctctgctgcttagacaggatgttctcaaatgtacgtaaacactctgaaatgctggagatgtcactcacactaaatgacaaaatggatgtactagtacttccacgcttgcactaaatacacagtggcaccagaacagagatttagtttctgttttgctactttaatttcagttttaatacagCAGTGCATGTCAACAACTGCATTCAGGATTTTgctcaatcaagaaaaatatactcagggtgttcagtgattgggaatctggaaatatgcatgatttttggtcactcaaaatatccatgaatttttgctcctgcttggaatttaaaatcttttatttcaaactcgtttcacatgaaatttgtctGTGCAaggcctattttatatacttacatgcatgcttcaaaatgcattgattgcattttaaattgcactttatgagtgcaaacactgattagatcactttttcaattttaacaaatttgttgatattccaagtgttgcattcataaaataagtgaataatttctttgaaaaatgtaagaattttaactaggataatacaaaattatagaattaattaaaagtattcagTAAATGTAGttttgtaaaattcgtatacatagcttttatctcgtaagattgacctggaatttagtaaaatttccctagaaaacctggaattctgcaggaatttttctgctttcatacatatatacgtcttgtatactgtatatatatatgtcttgtatactgtatacgtatactgtatatgcgtggtaggaggacatttgctgcgttatatacatttggtagatggtgggtagaaggtttttatacgtatacagtatacgtgtatcttctactgtatacgcatgttatacactacgtatatttaatgtatacagtagcatgtgtgctgtctgggacTATACTCTTGCAAATTTGCTTATGTGGTCAAGTGATGCAAAACAACTGTGTGATCAAATTATCTCTTCAACGCTGTATAAGAAAATCTGAGTAAGGAATATAAGGAGACTATTCATGCAAATATTCAggattttaagaatatttatttattttagcattaatattTCTAGGTTGCTGCAAACTAGTATTCTGCATATGCAATTGCATATGCAGAATACTAGTTTGCAGCACTAGATTAATCACTATTACATTTCACttacttctattttcaattccatttttgaGAACAATATCGGTTTCTCCTTAAGTGAAGTACACCACTCACTTAGCATTTCATCCCAGAATAAACACCAGGATTTATTTTAGTTCGAAATTCATTATAGCTTAAAATGCCATAAATGTGCTGTAAAGAGTACACACAGTAAAATTCACCAGAGCAAGTGCATACTGCATTTTAATCCCATGGACAGCGGCAAACCAAGCTACCTCTTGAGCAACATGGTCTAAATGCAGGATTGGTCACATACGTTGTACTACTTAAATTATCACTCTTCAAGCTGTCAAGAAATAACTGAAGTGCATCATTTGCAATACGTTTCACTAAGTTATATACTTCTGACTTTGAAGGGAGGGGATCACCTTCTTCTGGATCACTTGACAAATCAAATATCAGTGGTTCCTTTGTGTGGTTGGCTCTTGGAGGGAAATATCCAGAGCAATCAGGGGCCCCTCCTGTGAGAGACAACAATCCATTCAGTGCTTGGTAACAACAcaaagaaaattactttttctcaccatttttccaaGAGCTAAGGCTGTGTAATCACAGACATGTTTGACATTATTGTCTAGGTTTGACTTCATTAGCTAAAGGTTTTCTTATTTAACCTAAGGattctttaaacatttattttaatttaattctcatATAATGAATAAAAGACCATAAGGAGCCACAAAGCTTAAGATATTCATGCATACTTGTAATATCTGATAAAATATTACTCATACAAGGAATGAAAAAAGCTTCAATGAAGCCTTGAAGTACTAGGCTATTAAATATGTACAGGGGACCAGTAAATTTTTAGGGCACATACTTAAAACCTCACTTACAATTCTATAAGGCTACATAGAAATGAATAGAACAAAAGTATAATGGAACTATAAAAGCCATTATGGATTACTAGGTGCTTCAAgtctggaaaaattaaaatattcattgatatcaAACCTGAAAAAAAGACTGCCTTGTAATTTCCAACTCGTACAGCTCCAATATCTCCATCATTCCCTGAAGCTCCACTGTTTGGGTGGAACAAGATCCTGCTATAACTACTGGAGTCATTTCCAAAATATAGAGGTTCATTATAAACATGAGATAGAATCACATCAGTGATGTCTTTTCCATCAAATAAACGGTTATTTGGGAGTTTGGCACCAGTTATTGATGCTAGAGTTGGCATTATATCCAGTGCTGATAGTAATTCTTTGGATACTCTTCCTCCCTAAAACATAATAAATACTGACATTACACCAATAAACCCATCAGCCGAGATGGTAGTTTAAAATACCCCACACAGAGAAATagcttttctttttcattttgccATTTAAAACTGCTCAAAATTTAATTTCCGAAAACCTTGTTTCATACAATCAAGGTATATATTGGCAACTGAAATTTTAATTCCTTACAGCATCACGCACCTTTACCCGAGGAGGCCAATAAATGAATGAGGGAACTCTAtgccctccttcccaaacagttTGTTTTGATGCTCCTCCACCACCACCTTTGGATGGATTTCTCTGCCAGTTGCCACTAAATGGCCCCCATGACCCAGAAAGCTGACATTTTACTTCCCAGGGGCCATTATCACCTAAATGGTGGgtgaaataatatattaatttgaaaacaCATTATTTTCATAGACTCTTTACCacgattttataaaatttcatatccGATTCCTCAATGAATCAaataagaaatcataaaaaatcaaatggcATTATAGTAGTGTATATTATATTTTCAGAATACAGGAGAGCCTTAAATATCCATCGTTCCATTAATGGTTTGTTTAATTTATCCATTTCTCCAATCACTTCCCTACTCTTGTTTTCCCCACCTCAAAACTTAGTTATTTACTGAATTAGCGCAGAAAAGGCAGAAAAAGCATGAAACAGAGACCCAAGTACATATAAATTACAGGGAAAATTATCAGAAGTAGAGCATCACTTTCTTTCAATTACCTGCATGAGCATTAGGAAGGATAATTGAAGCTCCAATAATATATCTTTGTTGATCAAATTAAAGACAATATTTGACAATAATACTGATTATTTTATACGTATCCTTTATTTCTAACAACACACAGCAAACTCAGTAAAAGTGTAAATATAACTCACTTAGAAACCAAATTAAGGTTTCTCTTGCACTGAATTTGGATATATTGATAGTTGACATTGTTTTGACAGCAGTTGCAATTTGTCCCACAATATCATCTATTTCATTGAGAGCCTCTTTGTAGACAGTATCCTTGTTGTTTGTACCATTAGCAGTGAGGAGAGGAACATGAACATGAGAGAAAGCGCCATACAAAAAGAATGGTGGTCCATTGTCATCACTGTAATGGAATGGAGAGATAATGgctattcatgattttttctccaataagaagaaatgaatgaaattttataaatgagaaTATATCTGAAGAATCTATTAGGTATGTACAaacctgttgaaaataaaatctttcgCAAAGGCTGCATATAAAGCAGAAAGTTCCTCCAATTTCACCGGCTGGTGAATAATCGAATGGTTTCCAACCAAGGGAAGTGCTACATCATCTCTGCATTGAGAAACTGACTCCCACTTTGGTATATCATTAGCtgaaacattaaatttatttaccatATTTACTACATAACAGTTCATGATTATGAGCATTTTAGGGTCTTTAAGGGTTATCTCAAGCGAAATAACTACGCCCTATGTAACTGGAACAATGCATCCCTTTATCgaggcacaatagggtggtttcctattatttttttattgcctaaatcgaaagattattactcctggagtacgtatttcacgcttttacatttctaaatgatgatatctatttttcgctattaaatgaaaagtgaaaattttcaagcgcgcgaagacgcgacgcataagtatgaatgctgggaaatctctccgtgtgacttatttctggttcccgctgccgccctgtgaggtgaccttgaggggaggcttagcgctgatacgacgcaggctgctagcgggtagctgagcaccctgctggctggtagcgcttggcttaaataaggattattattaccttatcaaatgaagaaaactttccgaccttagccagttttaataagtgattattaagacatgtttccctgagctctgtacctcatgcatgcattggtaacctcagacagtGTATAACTCCTAatttctcgtatagaaactaggtccctgtgacgtcacgtggagtggcatcgcatgggcgccaatctggcccttttcaaatgaggataaaaatggaccattgccattcgtctaaaccggtatttctaaaacgaaataatttgtatattatgaatacagtaatgctgggtaacgaatcgcaatcaatgcctttcgttttctttgatgaagaaaactaccctattacaagtGTGTCGCACTTAGAAACTAGTCGAATCACAAAGGCCGCGGATTCAGTCACAGGTTCGCGCTATGGCTGGAAGCATGTGCTCCAGGACGCTACTCTCCTCATAAGGGTGCCAAATACCTAGGGTCCCGTTACCCTGCTGGTGCCAAGGGTCCTCTGCCTGTCTCCCTCCAAGTGCTGCTGCCTTACGGTGGTAGCGTGCACTGATTTGAACGGTACAAGCATATTGGCTTTTGGCTTATACTAGTTATAACTGACACAGCTGGATGTCTTATAGTGAAAATTTCTTGCATATATTTAAACAGGCAGATGTTGGCTCAAGCTGTTATGTCAGCAACATAAATTACATGACACAACATCTAGCTCTGAGGA
It encodes the following:
- the LOC124169456 gene encoding arylsulfatase G-like, coding for MNYISIIHFLFLGVLLHLTSGRGDGHTTSSETESNANIRNPNIVLLVADDMGWGDLGANWLWVPSTVNSFLHSKARTATPNMDNLAMEGLRFTDFHAAASVCAPSRAALLTSRLGLRTGVFQNFGVDAVGGLPSNETTIAKMLLDAGYRTAMFGKWHLGLSEGHHPLDHGFQSYLGVPYSVDMGCTNPPGLNIPQCSCCSHANDIPKWESVSQCRDDVALPLVGNHSIIHQPVKLEELSALYAAFAKDFIFNSDDNGPPFFLYGAFSHVHVPLLTANGTNNKDTVYKEALNEIDDIVGQIATAVKTMSTINISKFSARETLIWFLSDNGPWEVKCQLSGSWGPFSGNWQRNPSKGGGGGASKQTVWEGGHRVPSFIYWPPRVKGGRVSKELLSALDIMPTLASITGAKLPNNRLFDGKDITDVILSHVYNEPLYFGNDSSSYSRILFHPNSGASGNDGDIGAVRVGNYKAVFFSGGAPDCSGYFPPRANHTKEPLIFDLSSDPEEGDPLPSKSEVYNLVKRIANDALQLFLDSLKSDNLSSTTYVTNPAFRPCCSRGSLVCRCPWD